The Tenrec ecaudatus isolate mTenEca1 chromosome 6, mTenEca1.hap1, whole genome shotgun sequence genome has a window encoding:
- the BIK gene encoding bcl-2-interacting killer: MSRPGPVPRNRLLAAYLSGQVGQLPNDDTEVSGMTHPGYFESSGLLAPPVSNLSPVALQLALIADEMDMSLRTPRLVQLTCVALSTVHSLVFSYLQTGVRGVLRCLHHCLSKLRVKTLLRRRPGLGCWVAPYQVCAQVLPLTLLVLLGMVLHFLLPK; encoded by the exons ATGTCTCGACCTGGACCTGTCCCCAGGAATCGCCTGCTTGCCGCCTACTTGTCCGGGCAGGTTGGACAGCTGCCCAACGACGACACCGAGGTCTCTGGTATGACCCACCCCGGCTACTTTGAATCCAGCGGCCTGCTAGCCCCTCCCGTCAG CAACCTGAGCCCCGTGGCCCTGCAGCTGGCCCTCATTGCAGATGAGATGGACATGTCGCTCAGGACCCCCCGCCTTGTCCAGCTGACCTGCGTGGCCCTCAGCACTGTGCACAG cttGGTCTTCAGCTACCTCCAGACAGGCGTGAGAGGGGTGCTCCGGTGTCTCCACCATTGCCTCAGCAAGCTCAGGGTGAAAACTCTGCTCCGGAGacgcccaggcctcgggtgctgg GTGGCACCCTACCAGGTATGTGCACAGGTGCTCCCGTTGACGCTGCTGGTGCTCCTCGGCATGGTGCTCCACTTCCTCCTGCCCAAGTGA